Within the Streptomyces sp. R41 genome, the region CCTTCGGCGCCCCGATCGAGCTCGACCTCGGGGGCCTGTCGATCCGCGACATCCGCAAGAACGTCTCGAACCAGTACCTGATCGTCGCCGGGTCCTGGGCCGCCGACGACAACACCGACCCGTACGCCCTCTATTCCTGGGACGGCAACCCGGCCCACGCCCCGGTCAAGCGCCTCGACCTGCCCACCTCGGACCCCGGCGGCTGGGAGTCCGTCGTCGACGTCCCCGACCTGACGGTCTCGGGCGCCCGCGCCCAGCTGATCACCGACGACGGCTCCGCCGACCTGTACGGCGACGGCACGGAGGCCAAGGACCTCACCCACCCGGAGTGGAAGAAGTCCCGGGCCACGTGGTTCACGGTCACCGGCTGAGGCAGCGGTAGCGGTAGCGGCGGTGCTACTCGACGCCCGCGGCGTCCAGCAGCACCGTCGCGGTCGTCATGGTCAGCCCGTCGAGCGTCTCGACCCGGGCGCCCGCGCGGGCGCTCGCACCGTCGAAGACCAGCATCAGCTGCCGGGCGAGGAGATCGGGGTCGCGCGCGCCACCGCGCTCGGCCTCGACCCGGAACACCTCTTTGAGGCGCTGCTTGGCGCCGCCTGCGACCGCACTCGCCGGGTGCTCGGGGTCCTTCAGTTCGACCAGCACGGCGAGGAAGGGGCAGCCGCGGTACTCGGGCAGCGCCGATGCCTTCTCCAGCTGCTCGAAGACGCCCAAGATCCGCTCGCGCGGCGTGAGGGCCTCCGTCGAATCGGGCGCGAGCTGCTCCTCGACCTGCGGAATCCGCCGCTCCAGGCTCGCCGCGAGGAGGTCGTCCTTGCCGGCGAAGAGCTGGTACATCGACCTCTTCGAGACTCCGGCCGAGCGGCACAGCGCCTCGATGCCGATGGAGACGCCGTCGCGGTAGGACAACTCGGCCGCGGCGTCCAGCAGCCGGTCCCTCGGGGACGCCTTG harbors:
- a CDS encoding TetR/AcrR family transcriptional regulator, whose translation is MATTDKASPRDRLLDAAAELSYRDGVSIGIEALCRSAGVSKRSMYQLFAGKDDLLAASLERRIPQVEEQLAPDSTEALTPRERILGVFEQLEKASALPEYRGCPFLAVLVELKDPEHPASAVAGGAKQRLKEVFRVEAERGGARDPDLLARQLMLVFDGASARAGARVETLDGLTMTTATVLLDAAGVE